A stretch of the Theileria equi strain WA chromosome 1, complete sequence genome encodes the following:
- a CDS encoding hypothetical protein (encoded by transcript BEWA_021610A) → MVNHNNFPFGTSVSTVYVDTIAKSQEDVNLHKKYQNNTKNPVFYETITFDNVPISFFGIIILPPGENISLLDGGRKKQFISESLFDTNTSNIKVFVQTLDKNEIFVYKQLSILDYTELGMLFVYDGSKGLTTEIFTNKILIIGSFRSISYLILKRGNSEPYGLRLSRSVPLLSYVGHKALDLVDADKIKITDIDLERRYDSSFCYGFRELLNLEDGIPKSLWKTKLNLTSSILMQNQIRSLEPEKLNDTLLLFSQNKDDFGDKDEIIFSLYSYFDYTNLHFVTTLERTTLECVVELCISNITYTFDDHYYKLLDILSYDSKLALAILQNKNFVDSIFLHLSFKDNTILNSREAILSLISRLISHSYAMKYFLSSKSDRGSSLYNMLLKNVYNHPQYSIDSLFVTLKEISDKVALYSALHKTEMIFNESNEKTTDGHSDYCHLESLSASINESIDLMMNTYTRDDIKALVENDRNSKYYIISYIKDKNFLAIISHMCAKLSDKLSDFPVLIIDICQITRKPLVFMQKFVDIFDFSGLILPLYKVAEMILLTCENVGLVIRKGFPYHSDFVYDFGHSVKKDVYELLLYTRILRIFSCIYSEKSINGSIEVLNTLCNKTHNCYKILTDILNEKISDSIFDILNSTISGIKVYSDTGFYYSQLLLYILGEAISKDDTGKLVYGIGKNLISTTELFLALPFIESNELHRMELKGIKYTFYLLRNVFGNLPDPQHDAKLDVPIIESVDVFLRAAINSSSFIFHPKHIKRTLEYLTVISNKPMIKDKSSGSFSRKESATISESCISDKLRAHSISRDLHVNLIDIDWDDPYIANKRRKVNIPDDKYNYYLNLDIFPVPPAPIPTEIKQTLVLLLHLSSKRQYNELFRKFLLNSKQMDTMLEIWTHLISSIIPSLSTLANAEMDVLSSLIGYEWFTIVDSTFSTLKTILVLVYRSLRHLSSEDTYTPDDTNKVIGLDMHYINDDLLNLMVLTSSQLNFTKIWYHKSIYKDCISWLSKLMFYWFKRFKSSRGYLINHLMRAYVTIPKMTEAVSLLLISCNPTAMATLSFSIKALSDSEDSDDKSIIIDFENNNYVVSRTNNLDSNKNNPEINVNTTLFGLSDKLKNIDFELFLEFITTLISRSYTISPVSLVLNSQLSYIMVANSLPIVVLLKIVSEKLIDACIENSDEGSTDKALNLVMFYSNLLHICNSSGKVKNLSLFNLVTGALVFLNKFTKSAKEITIIGYALIYECYLAVFCSNNKLWNNDIILTVTPSELHDYIVEINSGVEWIFSTLNKCKIDFYTEDSDNKHEMLTLDIVLLGLQAIYSAFEIPFTTLNILYNISRTNLELVLRVLKKRSESETIKVNVSNSLELHNIINQISESIKNEICTQDNEAMTRKMFIELLILERIYEICNLIHVTGKYQDYFVLVCLQGSPDDGSTTIDKKTDVKISQNENISTKSKLHSKKKTTDRVFSKIQGALEKRLEELKSNGNDKKHIIANILLIIDCYEKLSIEIAKDALDLGIPKYIPGYLFSKKATQENITKLFVPLEPYSTENLIKKICHYADWDHWVNTIHLDAKTIDLSKDDDWYTKPLTYDGRIEVKTIDVILKGLTDYKKTLLTRKGGDEIMRESHDRLPSQPDNLTSTDTYSQYKTSTSKVHSVTASEWKAFDNELFLGGLSLISIIDNPSILLENNNKNSFINAVVKHKSIFNHLVLSGYDF, encoded by the coding sequence ATGGTTAATCATAATAATTTCCCATTCGGTACTAGTGTATCAACTGTGTATGTGGATACAATCGCAAAATCACAAGAAGATGTAAATTTGCataaaaaatatcaaaaCAACACGAAAAATCCAGTATTTTATGAAACTATAACATTTGATAATGTTCCAATATCATTTTTTGGCATAATAATTTTGCCTCCTGGTGAAAATATTAGCCTTTTGGATGGAGGAAGGAAGAAGCAGTTCATATCAGAATCTTTGTTTGATACGAACACATCTAATATTAAGGTTTTTGTGCAAACTTTGGACAAAAATGAGATTTTTGTGTACAAACAACTGTCAATTCTGGATTATACTGAATTAGGAATGCTATTCGTTTACGATGGTTCTAAAGGTTTAACTACAGAAATATTTACCAATAAAATACTTATAATAGGATCGTTTAGATCAATCTCATATTTGATTTTGAAACGTGGTAATTCGGAACCGTATGGACTGAGATTAAGTCGATCAGTTCCTCTTTTATCTTACGTTGGACATAAAGCTCTTGATTTGGTAGACGCTgataaaattaaaattacaGATATTGATTTAGAACGAAGATAtgattcttccttctgtTATGGGTTCAGAGAGTTATTAAATTTAGAGGATGGAATCCCAAAATCTCTATGGAAAACAAAATTAAATTTAACTAGTTCTATATTAATGCAGAATCAAATTAGAAGTCTTGAACCAGAAAAATTGAATGATACCTTATTGttattttctcaaaataaGGATGATTTTGGGGATAAGGATGAAATCATTTTTTCCTTGTATAGTTATTTTGATTATACAAATTTACACTTTGTTACTACGTTAGAACGTACTACTCTAGAATGTGTTGTGGAACTGTGTATTTCTAACATCACTTATACGTTTGATGATCACTATTACAAACTATTGGATATTTTGAGTTATGATTCAAAACTCGCACTCGCTATACTTcaaaataaaaattttgtggattccatatttcttcatctttctTTCAAAGATAATACTATATTAAATTCAAGAGAAGCCATTCTTTCTCTTATTTCAAGGTTGATTTCACATAGTTATGCCATGAAATATTTCTTATCTTCAAAATCAGACAGGGGTTCTTCGTTGTATAACATGCTTTTGAAGAACGTTTACAATCATCCACAATATTCAATTGACAGTTTGTTTGTGACTTTAAAGGAAATAAGTGATAAAGTTGCACTTTACTCAGCCTTACATAAAACAGAAATGATTTTTAACGAATCCAACGAAAAAACAACAGATGGACATTCAGATTATTGTCATTTGGAAAGTTTATCTGCTTCAATAAACGAATCTATAGATCTTATGATGAATACGTATACCCGTGATGATATAAAGGCTTTGGTTGAAAATGATAGGAACTCAAAGTATTATATAATTTCATACATTAAGGACAAAAATTTTCTAGCGATTATTTCTCACATGTGTGCAAAATTATCTGACAAATTATCCGATTTTCCCGTGTTGATTATTGATATTTGTCAGATAACACGTAAGCCGTTAGTTTTTATGCAAaaatttgtggatattTTCGATTTTTCGGGCCTAATACTCCCTCTTTATAAAGTAGCAGAAATGATCCTTCTAACTTGTGAAAATGTTGGATTGGTAATTAGAAAAGGTTTCCCCTACCATTCGGATTTTGTATATGATTTTGGACATTCCGTCAAAAAAGATGTATATGAATTGTTGCTATATACGAGAATTTTAAGAATCTTTTCGTGTATTTATAGTGAAAAATCTATAAATGGTAGTATAGAGGTCCTAAATACACTCTGTAACAAAACGCATAATTGTTATAAGATTTTAACagatattttaaatgaaaAGATTTCAGACTCTATTTTTGATATACTAAATTCAACCATTAGTGGCATTAAAGTCTATTCTGATACCGGATTTTACTATTCACAATTATTGTTATATATACTTGGTGAAGCTATTTCCAAAGACGATACAGGTAAACTCGTTTATGGTATAGGTAAAAATCTTATTTCCACAACAGAGTTATTCTTGGCTCTTCCTTTTATTGAATCAAATGAACTTCATAGAATGGAATTGAAAGGAATAAAgtatacattttatttacTAAGGAACgtttttggaaatttgcCTGATCCACAACATGATGCTAAATTAGATGTTCCAATTATTGAAAGTGTAGACGTTTTTCTTAGGGCAGCAATTAATTCTTCgtcttttatttttcaCCCTAAACATATAAAGAGAACACTTGAATATTTAACGGTGATTAGCAACAAACCTATGATAAAGGATAAATCATCAGGTTCTTTTTCTAGAAAAGAGTCTGCAACTATAAGCGAATCATGTATTTCTGATAAACTAAGGGCACATTCTATTAGTAGAGACCTGCATGTCAATTTGATAGACATCGACTGGGATGATCCTTATATAGCCAATAAACGCAGGAAAGTTAATATACCAGATGATAAATACAATTACTACCTAAATTTAGACATATTTCCGGTACCACCTGCACCTATACCCACAGaaataaaacaaacattGGTTTTATTACTACATCTTAGTTCAAAAAGGCAATATAATGAACTATTCAGGAAGTTTTTGTTGAATAGTAAACAAATGGACACTATGCTGGAGATATGGACACATTTAATATCTTCAATTATTCCAAGTCTTTCTACATTAGCTAATGCAGAAATGGATGTATTATCTTCACTAATCGGATATGAATGGTTCACTATTGTAGATTCTACCTTTTCGACATTGAAAACGATTCTAGTTTTAGTTTATAGGTCATTGCGCCACTTATCTTCTGAGGACACCTACACACCAGATGATACAAATAAAGTAATCGGATTAGATATGCACtatataaatgatgattTATTAAACCTTATGGTTTTAACTTCATCTCAGTTAAACTTTACCAAGATATGGTATCACAAAAGTATTTACAAAGATTGTATATCTTGGCTCTCAAAGTTGATGTTCTATTGGTTCAAAAGATTTAAGTCATCACGGGGTTATCTAATCAACCATTTGATGAGAGCTTATGTAACCATACCAAAAATGACTGAAGCTGTTTCTTTGCTACTTATTTCGTGTAATCCTACAGCTATGGCAACTTTGtcattttccataaaaGCACTTTCAGATTCAGAGGATAGTGATGATAAATCAATAATTATtgattttgaaaataaCAATTATGTTGTTTCGCGTACAAATAACCTGGATAGTAACAAAAATAATCCGGAGATAAATGTAAACACTACATTATTTGGTTTGAGTGATAAGCTTAAAAATATTGATTTTGAACTATTCTTAGAATTTATAACGACTTTGATATCTAGATCTTACACGATTAGTCCTGTGTCATTAGTACTAAATTCCCAGCTCTCTTATATAATGGTTGCAAATTCCTTACCAATTGTGGTCTTGTTAAAAATCGTCTCCGAAAAATTGATTGATGCATGTATAGAGAATTCTGATGAAGGTTCTACTGATAAGGCACTTAATCTAGTGATGTTTTATTCAAACCTTCTGCATATTTGCAACTCAAGTGGTAAGGTAAAAAATCTATCCTTATTTAATTTGGTTACTGGAGCCCTGGTATTCTTGAACAAATTTACTAAATCTGCCAAAGAAATTACTATTATTGGCTATGCTCTAATATATGAGTGCTATTTAGCAGTGTTTTGTTCTAATAATAAACTGTGGAATAACGATATCATATTAACGGTGACTCCTTCTGAATTACATGATTATATCGTAGAAATTAACAGCGGGGTCGAATGGATTTTCTCTACGTTgaataaatgtaaaatagaTTTTTACACTGAGGATTCAGACAATAAACACGAAATGTTAACATTGGATATTGTCCTATTGGGACTTCAAGCTATATATTCTGCATTCGAAATACCTTTCACGACTCTAAACATTCTATATAACATATCAAGAACAAATTTAGAATTGGTTTTAAGAGTACTAAAAAAACGATCTGAATCGGAAACCATAAAAGTAAATGTGTCAAATTCGCTGGAATTGCATAATATTATTAATCAGATATCAGAATCCATCAAAAACGAAATATGTACGCAAGATAATGAGGCTATGACAAGGAAAATGTTTATTGAACTGTTAATTCTGGAAAGAATTTATGAGATTTGCAATCTTATACATGTAACTGGAAAATATCAAGATTATTTTGTTTTGGTTTGTCTTCAGGGTTCTCCAGATGATGGAAGTACTACTATAGATAAAAAAACGGATGtaaaaatatcgcaaaatgaGAATATCTCCACAAAATCCAAATTACACTCCAAAAAAAAGACAACAGATAGAgttttttcaaaaattcAAGGTGCTCTAGAAAAACGCTTGGAAGAGTTAAAATCAAATGGTAATGATAAGAAACATATTATCGCAAACATATTGCTCATTATTGATTGTTACGAAAAATTATCGATAGAAATTGCAAAGGATGCTCTTGATTTGGGtattccaaaatatatccCTGGATATCTATTTTCCAAGAAAGCCACACAGGAAAATATAACAAAGTTGTTCGTACCGTTGGAACCATATTCAACTGAAAACttgataaagaagatatgTCATTATGCTGATTGGGATCATTGGGTTAACACAATCCATCTAGATGCTAAAACCATTGATTTAAGCAAAGATGATGACTGGTACACAAAACCTCTAACATATGACGGTAGGATTGAAGTGAAAACTATTGATGTTATATTAAAGGGATTGACAGACTATAAAAAAACACTTTTAACAAGGAAGGGAGGTGATGAAATTATGCGTGAAAGTCACGATCGTCTTCCTTCTCAACCTGATAACCTTACTAGTACGGACACATATAGTCAATATAAAACAAGTACGTCCAAAGTACATAGCGTTACAGCTTCGGAATGGAAGGCATTTGACAATGAGCTATTTCTCGGTGGACTCAGTTTGATATCTATCATAGATAACCCATCTATTTTGTTGGAGaataataacaaaaattcATTCATAAACGCAGTAGTTAAGCATAAGTCAATTTTCAACCACTTGGTTCTCTCCGGATATGATTTCTAG
- a CDS encoding hypothetical protein (encoded by transcript BEWA_021620A) produces MVHELDENMNSQLDASFELKESLHLEFVRYLDLFCIIWLILTGKLRIYNSNSYTSLLSVLKRVKDSFSSEIGSSERDALSHSTSLSEWKQVFKSFMYNIQTKLGFETRSDLKYDILSVEDYHECTLTLGRNPVGLCSILKRCICKFRRPKSNFDHKYSYSSGENDYDVDMCKDCALNKDKIHGPVALVSPFIVSNQTSDSSNKKSGKRAKISHNTQVYSSFENNNIYSDLEYPLSRFLDKLKPITLSLNTSNSIVIGDTIFKLVDLIISNNSDPSGVDKDTKLLVDILEDCIEKSRNIDKNENKSSDSGNMPNFFQTFLVGYEELFQNVIKLTPFPTLYWLVDKHLNNAVSSLEGSGAITKLQNALDTTITQYNCDRNIESKGLIQRVIKDNLFYISRRFQLVHPTLIELFYNLFFNMDLFSKGNLEPVDTKKYITLSPDVYVDIFDKMKPEVTKVLGILNTLRIYGIGGNKNFFRIKCLHGNLSFELAEGSYIGNLVARELLCMSYLLHR; encoded by the coding sequence ATGGTTCATGAGTTAGATGAAAACATGAATTCTCAATTAGATGCATCCTTTGAACTGAAAGAATCGTTGCATTTGGAGTTTGTTCGGTACTTAGACCTCTTTTGTATCATATGGCTCATATTAACCGGAAAATTGAGAATTTATAATTCTAACTCATATACATCATTACTAAGTGTTCTTAAGAGAGTTAAGGACTCTTTTAGTTCTGAAATTGGGAGTTCTGAACGCGATGCTTTATCTCACAGTACGTCCCTTTCTGAATGGAAACAAGTTTTCAAGAGCTTTATGTACAATATCCAAACAAAATTAGGATTTGAAACAAGATCAGATTTGAAATACGATATATTATCAGTGGAAGATTATCATGAATGTACTCTAACCTTAGGAAGGAACCCAGTTGGTCTATGTTCTATTTTAAAGCGTTGCATATGTAAATTTCGTCGACCAAAGAGTAATTTTGATCATAAATATAGTTATTCATCTGGTGAAAACGATTATGATGTTGATATGTGCAAAGATTGTGCCTTAaataaagacaaaataCATGGTCCAGTTGCTCTGGTCTCACCATTTATAGTTTCTAATCAAACTTCAGATTCCTCTAATAAAAAGTCTGGTAAAAGAGCTAAAATATCACACAATACACAGGTTTATAGTTCATTTGAGAACAATAACATATATTCGGATCTAGAGTATCCTCTCAGTCGTTTTCTAGATAAATTAAAGCCAATCACACTTTCCCTCAATACATCTAACTCTATCGTTATTGGTGATACGATTTTTAAACTTGTTGATTTGATTATTTCTAATAACTCCGATCCATCAGGTGTTGATAAAGATACCAAGCTACTTGTGGATATATTGGAGGACTGTATTGAAAAATCTAGAAacattgataaaaatgagaataaatCCAGCGATTCGGGGAACATGCCAAATTTTTTTCAAACTTTCCTTGTGGGTTATGAGGAATTATTTCAAAATGTGATAAAATTAACTCCATTTCCAACCTTATACTGGTTGGTTGATAAACACCttaataatgcagtttcTTCCTTAGAAGGAAGTGGTGCCATAACCAAGCTTCAAAATGCCCTTGATACTACCATCACCCAATATAACTGTGACAGAAATATTGAATCTAAAGGTTTGATTCAGAGAGTAATTAAGGACAATTTATTCTATATTAGTAGAAGATTTCAGCTGGTGCACCCTACGCTAATTGAGTTATTTTATAAtttatttttcaatatGGACCTATTTTCTAAGGGAAATTTAGAGCCTGTGGATACAAAGAAATATATTACACTATCTCCAGATGTGTACGTTGatatatttgataaaatgaaACCGGAGGTTACAAAGGTGCTAGGAATTCTCAACACACTGAGAATATACGGCATAGGTGGGAATAAAAACTTTTTCCGCATCAAATGTCTACACGGTAATTTATCTTTTGAGCTTGCTGAAGGTTCCTATATAGGGAATTTGGTAGCCAGGGAATTACTTTGTATGTCGTATTTATTACATCGGTAG
- a CDS encoding nucleoside diphosphate kinase, putative (encoded by transcript BEWA_021630A), with product MEERTFIMVKPDGVHRGLVGEIVKRFEQKGLKLVAAKFVVPPRSLVEKHYAEHEGRSFFEELVAFVEQGPVFCTIWEGPSAVKVGRTLLGVTSPVDSAPGTIRGDFGMSIGKNLVHASSSVEDAQRECALWFNPDEVVAWTHHVAHWVL from the coding sequence atggaagaaaggACATTTATTATGGTCAAACCTGACGGTGTCCATAGGGGCCTTGTGGGCGAGATAGTCAAGCGATTTGAACAAAAGGGACTGAAATTGGTAGCTGCAAAGTTTGTTGTACCCCCTAGAAGTTTGGTAGAAAAGCACTACGCCGAACATGAAGGTCGCTCATTTTTCGAGGAACTAGTTGCGTTTGTTGAGCAAGGACCTGTATTTTGCACAATATGGGAAGGACCAAGTGCTGTTAAGGTTGGAAGAACTCTTCTAGGAGTAACATCACCAGTAGATAGCGCACCGGGGACAATAAGAGGTGACTTCGGCATGTCGATCGGGAAAAACTTAGTTCATGCCAGCAGTTCTGTCGAGGATGCTCAGAGAGAATGCGCTCTCTGGTTTAACCCTGATGAAGTTGTAGCGTGGACCCATCATGTAGCCCACTGGGTTCTTTAA
- a CDS encoding signal recognition particle receptor alpha subunit, putative (encoded by transcript BEWA_021640A), with protein sequence MIDSASAITRGGLIIWSYAFEDDSSNLTPNENAIINTLIRNAIIEERGGGKYSCLDGIHFRWNIINSLDLIFFISYKGIQNTQNLVELLDVCSERFTALVQKEIKNASNINWIELDKKFGFDEEFRSLVLKTGMSNVRTLSPTKYIETYPNKTEGEKLVTNKQSKDGKSSSKVMRQWDVKEIVTQKDMDELDFSDKMDTPATISQNISETQKVEQTSTLNKLISSVTYKIKTAKNSLKHSEKKTKEKPSQGLLDQFSNFVLNYAGNLVITEDVIVSPLNDLKSKLGSKNVAADICDMLCGSISASLIGKRTESLKSLSTTVREALKDAVRRILTPKEPINLMQRIRETNANGNVYSIVFLGVNGVGKSTNLAKVAHLLKSNGFKILLVACDTFRSGAVEQLKIHAQKLDIELFERGYGKDPAQIAKDGLKYANGNGFNVVLIDTAGRMQDNEPLMAALAKLINVNNPNLILFVGEALVGNDAVDQLQKFNHAINKMGENSINRNIDGLILTKFDTVDDKVGTALSMVYITGRPILFVGNGQNYTDLSKLDPDMIIKSLIK encoded by the exons ATGATCGATTCCGCCTCTGCAATAACACGTGGAGGTTTAATCATTTGGTCCTATGCGTTTGAAGATGATTCCAGCAATTTAACTCCGAATGAAAATGCGATCATCAATACACTTATCCGAAACGCTATAATAGAG GAACGTGGTGGAGGCAAATATTCATGTTTGGACGGTATACACTTTCGTTGGAATATAATTAACTCATTGGAtctcatatttttcatttCATACAAG GGAATACAAAACACACAGAATCTTGTGGAACTTTTAGATGTGTGTTCTGAGAGATTTACCGCTCTCGTACAGAAGGAGATCAAGAATGCTTCAAATATTAACTGGATAGAACTTGATAAAAAATTTGGttttgatgaagaatttcGCTCTCTGGTACTAAAAACCGGTATGAGCAATGTTCGCACACTATCGCCGACAAAATATATCGAAACTTACCCTAATAAGACAGAGGGTGAAAAACTAGTTACAAACAAACAGAGTAAGGATGGAAAATCAAGTTCAAAGGTAATGAGACAGTGGGATGTAAAGGAAATAGTAACACAAAAGGATATGGATGAACTAGATTTTTCAGATAAGATGGATACTCCGGCTacaatatcgcaaaatatCTCTGAAACACAAAAGGTAGAACAAACAAGTACACTTAATAAACTTATATCATCTGTTACTTATAAGATAAAAACCGCTAAAAACTCCCTTAAACATTCGGAAAAGAAAACTAAGGAAAAACCATCACAGGGACTACTGGACCAattttcaaactttgtaCTAAACTATGCTGGAAATCTTGTTATCACAGAGGATGTCATAGTTTCACCATTAAATGATTTAAAGAGTAAATTGGGATCAAAGAATGTTGCAGCCGACATCTGTGATATGTTGTGCGGATCCATATCTGCAAGTCTAATTGGGAAAAGGACAGAATCACTAAAATCACTGTCAACGACAGTTAGGGAAGCACTGAAGGATGCAGTTCGTCGTATTTTGACACCTAAAGAACCGATAAATCTTATGCAGAGAATACGTGAAACAAATGCAAATGGTAATGTCTACTCTATCGTGTTTTTGGGTGTGAATGGTGTAGGTAAATCCACAAATCTTGCTAAAGTTGCACACCTTCTAAAGAGCAATGGGTTCAAAATTTTACTAGTAGCGTGTGATACGTTTAGATCAGGTGCAGTTGAACAATTAAAAATCCATGCACAAAAACTCGATATTGAATTGTTTGAGCGCGGGTATGGTAAGGATCCGGCACAAATAGCTAAGGATGGGCTCAAATACGCAAATGGAAATGGATTTAATGTGGTACTCATTGATACTGCTGGAAGAATGCAGGATAATGAGCCTCTCATGGCTGCGTTAGCCAAGCTAATAAACGTAAATAACCCAAACCTTATTTTGTTCGTAGGAGAGGCACTAGTAGGAAATGATGCTGTAGACCAACTGCAAAAATTCAATCACGCAATAAATAAAATGGGAGAAAACTCGATAAATCGTAACATAGACGGCCTAATATTGACAAAGTTTGACACAGTAGACGACAAAGTTGGTACCGCGTTGTCAATGGTTTATATCACCGGGAGACCCATACTATTCGTTGGAAACGGACAAAACTACACAGACCTTTCAAAGTTAGATCCGGACATGATTATAAAATCACTAATTAAATAA
- a CDS encoding hypothetical protein (encoded by transcript BEWA_021650A) has product MNHNIAQLYTPIINNYRPYESHGYDNIISKDMGNSVNPDLLVERSLFKDGLMMQLSTQQPMDNDPTISMAMRHNMKAVDTDDLVSANAHYTLEDFFHNYGDLSVVESIDDVFNTDLDFSRLSGSFDEPNLLDPSFESLIDLVKCDIVENEPPVPEPILLPPEPNFTFLYQNDNTLNIPLEEIVQKSRPKPKAKQRRSPPVRREIMVAPHANEVERKETVVNDRRIDYGANDTPENIQDLEWHPGFTRHLGAKGRTALLELVRKVYRQDPTHYKAILQSRNPPSSISNLPFFSIPMIWELTHQFGIFKQALMVYKNNCFSKGKNRFHGSANSNSAKAANSPPKYTSNEVYTHNSVKREISGSEMDNINAVIPHMNQITTMSGRTIKRSKKAMESSPIIHSMMSHTQPMKNETGNMTLNDGIYNGRLTSSISIGDDIAVNLLGSPDTFQRIMTEDGENDMEVPFIWNTSEVSAVPQSYMDDTIPAAAGSSFNQRISV; this is encoded by the coding sequence ATGAATCATAACATTGCTCAGTTGTATACCCCTATTATTAATAACTATAGACCATATGAGTCTCATGGATATGATAATATCATCTCCAAGGATATGGGAAATAGTGTGAACCCTGATTTGTTAGTAGAACGTAGTCTTTTCAAGGACGGACTAATGATGCAATTGTCGACTCAGCAACCTATGGATAATGATCCTACAATATCTATGGCTATGAGGCATAACATGAAGGCGGTCGACACCGATGATTTGGTCTCTGCTAACGCTCATTACACTTTGGAAGATTTCTTTCATAATTACGGCGATTTGAGTGTTGTAGAAAGTATCGATGATGTATTTAACACTGATTTGGATTTCTCTAGGTTATCTGGTAGTTTTGATGAACCGAATTTACTTGATCCATCTTTTGAATCGCTTATAGATCTAGTGAAATGTGATATTGTAGAAAATGAACCACCCGTACCTGAACCAATATTACTTCCTCCGGAGCCTaactttacatttttgtatcaAAATGATAATACGTTGAATATACCTCTTGAGGAAATTGTGCAAAAATCTAGACCAAAACCCAAGGCTAAGCAACGTAGGTCACCTCCTGTTAGACGCGAAATTATGGTGGCACCCCATGCTAATGAAGTTGAAAGAAAAGAGACAGTGGTCAATGATAGAAGGATCGATTATGGTGCCAATGATACACCTGAAAATATTCAAGACCTTGAATGGCATCCTGGTTTTACCAGACACTTGGGAGCTAAGGGAAGAACCGCACTTCTTGAATTAGTTAGGAAGGTTTATAGACAGGATCCCACCCATTATAAGGCTATACTACAATCCAGGAATCCACCTTCGTCAATTAGCAATCTTCCTTTCTTTAGTATTCCCATGATATGGGAGCTTACGCATCAATTTGGCATATTCAAGCAGGCACTGATGGTTTACAAGAACAACTGTTTTTCAAAGGGAAAAAATCGATTTCATGGGTCTGCAAATTCCAATAGTGCAAAAGCTGCAAACTCTCCGCCAAAATATACCTCAAATGAAGTTTACACTCATAATTCTGTCAAACGTGAAATTAGCGGATCTGAAATGGACAATATTAATGCAGTTATTCCTCACATGAATCAAATCACTACGATGTCAGGACGCACAATTAAACGCTCTAAAAAGGCTATGGAGTCATCTCCAATTATTCACTCTATGATGAGCCACACACAGCCAATGAAAAATGAAACTGGAAACATGACTTTGAACGATGGTATCTATAATGGTCGTTTAACTTCTAGTATCAGTATTGGTGATGATATTGCTGTTAATCTACTTGGGTCTCCAGATACCTTCCAAAGAATCATGACTGAAGACGGTGAAAATGATATGGAAGTTCCATTCATTTGGAATACTTCTGAAGTTTCCGCTGTACCCCAAAGTTATATGGATGACACAATTCCCGCAGCGGCAGGATCTTCATTCAATCAACGCATTTCTGTTTAA
- a CDS encoding hypothetical protein (encoded by transcript BEWA_021660A) has product MRSTLIRFSKGTQISTRTSSHVDKDSFYEKFSCFSAAQHVNGIWRAPRKLGFTKEEFDRAYPESYRSMRIGLPDSGTFAAKYIDPRFDEVSPLIWTAIITSPLIIWGLVELKHIYYPSEKKAHH; this is encoded by the coding sequence ATGAGGAGCACTCTTATTCGTTTTTCAAAGGGAACACAGATTTCCACTAGAACTTCTTCGCACGTAGATAAAGACTCGTTTTATGAGAAATTCAGCTGTTTTTCCGCTGCTCAACACGTGAATGGAATATGGAGAGCTCCAAGGAAGCTAGGGTTCACCAAGGAAGAGTTTGATAGAGCTTATCCCGAGTCATATAGAAGTATGCGCATAGGACTACCTGATTCTGGTACATTTGCCGCCAAATATATTGATCCACGATTTGACGAAGTCTCTCCTCTAATATGGACGGCTATAATTACTTCACCCCTCATCATTTGGGGACTAGTGGAACTCAAACACATATACTATCCTTCAGAAAAGAAGGCACACCACTAA